The genomic region GAACTTTTGTGTGTGAGTTATGAGAACTTAGAGATTAGGAAAGTGCCATGAGAGGTGTTTGTATAGACTTTGGGTTGTGCCCAATATAAACTAGTTGTCCCAGATATTCCTAATCATAATATGTTTTTTATCCTGTGTAAGGCGGTTCGAGACGAGCCAACCAAGTTTCACTGGACTTCCTTCTCCACCAAGCATCCATACGACTAACCGATGAGAAACTGATCAGGCTACGTTAGCCAGTCAAATGATTCCAAGAAACAATTTCTATTTTAAAAAGGACTAACCAAACTAAATTATCGATCTAGTTTGATCTAAAGCAGTCGACCCATTTTACAACTTTATGCCAAGCAAGCAATGACATTTTGAATTATGAGAAAATTTGTGATAAATGAAAAATTGTACTACTACTATTTTACTGTACTTACTGTTTGTCGTAAAATTACTATATTTttacatataatttatattaaaaaaatttgAATATATTTTGGGACGAAAATAGTATTtaattactactactaatattcattattttattttatacttTGCCACGATTTGAAGTTGTTTCTTCTTCttttagaaatctctctctctcagtTTTTCAGAGCTCAGGTTTCTTCCTCATTGATGCTAAAATGCTCATTACTAACAAATGCattaattaaatttgttgaataaTCATAAAAAATTAATAATTCTCATTTGAGTTTTGTTTGATTTTGAAAAAAAGAAAATGAGAGTTAAGGAATTGCATCCATTGTGTTGTATTTCATTGGAATCGCCGAGCAGTATTGGAAACGGCGGTGGAAACGAGTCGCCGGAGGAATTACCTCTGACAAGAGCTAGGAGCATGCCGGCGACATCCACGTCGACGTTCTGTGGATCTGACGGAATCACGGCGTTGGAAGGAGCTGTCGCCGTCGCTGGAGTGCTCCAGAAGTGGACGAATTACAGCAAGGGGTGGAGATCTCGATGGTTCACGCTTAAGAATGGCGTGCTATCTTACTCGAAGATACGGCGGCCGGAGAATCTTAGCTTGCTTTTGAACAACGATGTGAGGTTGATCGGAGAAATGTCGGCCAATCGGATCGAAAACGGAAACAATGGCGGTTACAGACGAAATAACGGGAAACCAACAGCCGTTGGGATCGTTAAGTTAAAGGTAAACTTTACATTTTTAAATTACTAATACTAGTACATTGGATTATATAATTAGGCGACAACGACGTCGACTTTCTAACATCTGTTTATTTACACAATTACCATCCTTCCTCTTCTTCGATAACTGCTTCCCGTTGATTTTCCAGCAATGATGAAGAACTCATTATTCCATAATCTTACTGAATAAAATTTCGCCAAACCAATTGCGGTTTTATATTTTTGTTGCCCGAATACATTAATGAGTCGATGgaataatgatttaaaaaatcaaaCCTCGCATTGTGCCAACACCATATACTATTTGCTTTGGTATCTGAGTAAATTAACAGATAATAACCAAAGGATTGTATGTTGTAATTGACTGTAGGATCTATGAAATTTCACTTTTTTAACTCAATTTTGTTTGTTTTTAATCTTTCAGTTTTAAGATTTTAACTGGTTGTTAATGTCGAGTGGGTCACATCAACAGGTGGTTTCTCATAGTAGCCTGTATTTATAGGCGTATATATAGGTATAGTCGCGTCATCTTTTTTTTTCTGATCGGTCAAGATATCTATCTCATTGGTTACGTTTGATATCTTTTGTTTTTTAACCTTCTCCTAtactgtttttgtttttgtttttgtgcaAGTAAATTCGAAAAATGTGATTATCATAAAAAATACTAAAGTGTGAACAGTTTAACGGTGAACCAGATAGGATGGGTGCTGTCGGTTTCTTGCTGGAAGTCTAAAGTTTTGATTTTTATTTTCGTTGAGTGAACACTGAACAGTGAATTCGGTCTCTTTGTTTTGGGTTTTTGTGGATGGGATTGGATTTGCATAGTAAGCACTAAGCTGTTAATTGTAAAAGCTTTTGGGGTTTTTGAAGGCTTAGATTTGATTTTAAGCTAAAAAATGGTGGGGACTGGGACTGGGGCCATGAGTGACCTGTAGGCTGGGAAATTCAAACCTATTTGAAGATTTAGCGGTTCGACAACTATTTCGGTAACAACTAAGCAAAAGGTGTCATTTTGATCATAATCTTTGTCATTATAACAGTTCATTTTgagcactctctctctctctctacggtGGTAGTCTTAAGAATTTTATTTGGTGTTTTGTTTTTTCTTTACATTCTGGGTTCTTATTGCTTGAATGTTGCAAATATTGCACTTGTGTCAGTAGGAGCAGAGAAGGTCTGGGAATTTGGCATTTTGGTGAATTGGGTTCTTGCTGTAAAGTGAGTTATTGGTTGTTGAGCTGATAGTGGACGGCTTGATTTCAAGTTACTTGCTAATCTTCTGGGGGGCATGTCTATCATTTGTTGTTCTACTGAATCTTTTGAATAGAAAGTCTTCACGAGGTTATAACCTTCATATGTCATCTGCATTTGTAATTTCAGTCTTAGTTTATAATCTCCGCTCTTGCGTGCATTCTCTGAATTATGTTTATTTCAAAGAGACTATGATTTTGTTTTCCCCATTTCTAGAATGTTTTATGTTAGAGAGATTGAATTTTGAAATATTGCTGCAGATCTCTTCATTTCGGGAGAGCAGATCCGATGACAGGCGGTTTTACATTTTTACGGCGACAAAGACTCTTCATCTAAGAACTGACTTAAAGAAAGATCGTGTGGCTTGGATACAAGCATTGGTCTCGACTAGGAGCTTGTTTCCCCTGAAACCACTGAATGAAAACATCTGCATTGCTGCAAATGATTTATCTGTGTCCACTGAGAAGCTCAAAAACGCTTGTTGGATGAGGGAGTTGATGAAAATCTTGTCAAGGAATGTGAACACATTGTGCTTTCTGAATTCTCTGATATACAAGGAAAGCTTCAAGTTCTTTGCAAAGAAAGATCTAATTTGTTTGATACTTTGAGGCAGTTGGAGGTAATTGTGGGCTTCCTATTATCTTTTATTTTATTAGTTCATTCTTTCCTTGTATGACAATGCATACTACATTGCTGCAAGTAGGCATGCATATCAAATATGTTTCTGTGTTGAGTTCACTTTTCTATTGCACCGTAAGAGCTTTCGTTGTTTGCAGGCAGCTAATATTGAAGCTGAAGCCTCTGGAAATGATGGGGAATTTGTATTGACAAAGAATGAATTATCCCGTCTAGGCCGAGGAAAATATAGTGGTATTGCTGATTTTCATTAGTTGTACTACTCTTTGAAGGGGAAAAAGTTATATTTTATTAAGATATTAGCTTCTTGGAAAATGGCATTCTTGATTGTGAATTCTGTGAATTAATTTCTATCTGACTGAAAAATATTACAAGGACTCTTTGGACTAGATTATGATAACTTTGTCAACCTGAGGTTCCATATTGATGATTTTATAAAATTTCTGAAGTATTCCAACTTACATTTGTTTTCTTTATTTCTATCCATGTAATTTAAGTACCATTGATCTGGTAAAGAATCTAATAATGGCTTGCTTGTGAAAGTGGTGAACTTTTTTGGTTTCTGTTTTTATCTTTATTGTGGAATGGATAATATTTTGCATCATTCTGTCATCTGAGAAATCTTGCATGGTCATTATAGTTTCTAATTGTCCTCCATACGTAGAATGCAGCACAACTGCATCATCCGACGATATTGAGAAACAAGAGCTTGAGGATGTGTCCGATGAAGAAGAAACATCCTTTTATGATACAAAAGAATATTTTACCGAACCTTCTGTTAGTATAAGTGGAGTTACTGATCAGTCAGTATCGCTTAAAGAATCTCAAAATCAGATTGATGATGTGGGGAAGATGCATACTCAGAAGGACTCTTCTGAATCTACACTTCCACATATTCAACGGCGAACAAAGCTTCCTGATCCTGTCGAGAAAGAAAAAGGGGTCAGCCTTTGGTCTATGATAAAAGATAATGTGGGGAAGGATCTATCACGAGTCTGTCTTCCAGTTTACTTCAATGAACCTACGTCATCCCTTCAGAAGTGCTTCGAGGACTTGGAGTACTCTCACCTGCTGGATCAAGCATACGAGTATGGAAAATCTGTAAGATTGGAATACAATACTTTTTGACTCTGACAATGCTTCTTTGTTGATATGCTTATTTTCTCAAAATAAATGGTCAGTACATTCTGAAATCTATGAACTTTATGATCACCTTGACACTTTGTTTTAACATACATTCTAGTTATGTTTTGCTGTTACGTTTAGGTATATGAGAAACATGTGATAGAAACAAATTTTGGGAACCAAACACTAACAATGAATATTGTCTTTTGGATATTTGACTATTTTGGCTTAAAGTGAAACGTTCAGACTTTTGATAAGTGTAGAACGCAAGTATAATTTGCATCTTTAGTGCTATGTTCATCTGCTTGTGCCAAGTTGTCCATGTGTATGATTTCCTATCATTGTGTTGGATTGTACTTCACATGGAACTCAGTGGTAGGGTTTTCATGTATAAATGAGGATAACAATAGTGAAAAATTGTGTACTAGTCAAGGCACTTCTAATTTAAGAAATGAAAAGG from Rutidosis leptorrhynchoides isolate AG116_Rl617_1_P2 unplaced genomic scaffold, CSIRO_AGI_Rlap_v1 contig195, whole genome shotgun sequence harbors:
- the LOC139881786 gene encoding LOW QUALITY PROTEIN: oxysterol-binding protein-related protein 2A-like (The sequence of the model RefSeq protein was modified relative to this genomic sequence to represent the inferred CDS: inserted 1 base in 1 codon); translated protein: MRVKELHPLCCISLESPSSIGNGGGNESPEELPLTRARSMPATSTSTFCGSDGITALEGAVAVAGVLQKWTNYSKGWRSRWFTLKNGVLSYSKIRRPENLSLLLNNDVRLIGEMSANRIENGNNGGYRRNNGKPTAVGIVKLKISSFRESRSDDRRFYIFTATKTLHLRTDLKKDRVAWIQALVSTRSLFPLKPLNENICIAANDLSVSTEKLKXRLLDEGVDENLVKECEHIVLSEFSDIQGKLQVLCKERSNLFDTLRQLEAANIEAEASGNDGEFVLTKNELSRLGRGKYSECSTTASSDDIEKQELEDVSDEEETSFYDTKEYFTEPSVSISGVTDQSVSLKESQNQIDDVGKMHTQKDSSESTLPHIQRRTKLPDPVEKEKGVSLWSMIKDNVGKDLSRVCLPVYFNEPTSSLQKCFEDLEYSHLLDQAYEYGKSGNSLQRILNVAAFAVSGYASSEGRHCKPFNPLLGETYEADYPEKGVRFFSEKVSHHPTILACHCEGRGWKFWADSNLRSKFWGRSIQLDPIGVLTVEFDDGEIFQWSKVTTSIYNLILGKVYCDHHGTMDIRGNREYSCKLKFKEQSILDRNPHQVNGFVEDASGKKVATLFGKWDDSMYFTYGDGTTKQKDSNLSSNPSLLWKSNKPPPNLTRYNLSAFAITLNELTPGLKEKLPPTDCRLRPDQRHLENGEYEKANVEKQRLERRQRMSRKLQENGWQPLWFQRKGEDGPFHYTGGYWEAREQGKWDGCPEIFGEFKEDLVNCSGTIDSEISESFDVTAKYT